A genomic window from Salvia splendens isolate huo1 chromosome 11, SspV2, whole genome shotgun sequence includes:
- the LOC121754701 gene encoding uncharacterized protein LOC121754701 gives MPPRRQAGRPGRYAQAPEHVPRRNQAGGAGAQPPPPPPPPPVVPERRVEEIFLKQNPPVFNGLGNPATAETWVRAIERIFDFLQCTDRERLSCVKFQLVESADFWWEARRKVMTREQLEHLTWEEFKNELYGKYVPKSYRKAKEVEFYSLKQGKMSVTEYDRLFCDMSRYAPGLVDTDEKMAEKFCTGLRSEIRMALASHGGLSYVESLGRALDIEAAMPKERPTTHVTTAPPPPQQQFPREKRKWEGDRVPTEAKKPQFAPKPQQNHWYQTAPTTTVERRAQAPQCARCSKRHDGECKVGTDGCFHCGQKGHFARNCPSKATGMGGQRPQLRALQVEPRRENAMLPAPRPQRQLRPRLPPQARAFALQRKQAKAEGGKQEQGNLADVMEHSMRVSSPVGGLIDISRTCSNIKFSMGNLNLVAHNLHVMLMWSVDIILGIDWLAENYATIRCKERQIALQYPGTEPVIFHGISMRKSKSIISALQATTMMRKGCPAYLVFLNEEERKDKKIEDVAIVREYPDVFPEKLPGLPPNRQLEFSIDLEPGSAPISKAPYRMAPRELEELKMQLQELLDLGFIRPSVSPWGAPLQGAGVFSKMDLRSGYHQLRVRQDDIPKTAFRTRYGHYEFTVMPFGLTNAPAVFMDLMNRVFHPYLDK, from the exons atgcctcccaGAAGACAAGCAGGCAGGCCAGGAAGGTACGCGCAAGCACCAGAGCATGTACCCCGGAGAAACCAAGCTGGGGGAGCAGGAGCtcaaccaccacctcctccaccaccgcctcctgTAGTGCCAGAGAGACGAGTGGAAGAAATATTCCTCAAACAGAACCCACCTGTGTTCAATGGTCTGGGAAATCCAGCTACGGCAGAGACCTGGGTGCGTGCGATTGAGCGCATCTTTGATTTTCTTCAGTGCACTGACAGAGAGCGACTCTCATGTGTGAAGTTTCAGTTGGTTGAGTCCGCCGACTTCTGGTGGGAAGCCAGGCGAAAGGTTATGACTCGTGAACAGTTGGAACACCTGACCTGGGAGGAGTTTAAGAATGAACTGTACGGCAAGTACGTCCCCAAGAGCTACCGTAAGGCCAAAGAGGTGGAGTTTTACAGTTTGAAACAGGGAAAAATGTCAGTGACCGAGTACGATAGATTGTTCTGTGACATGTCACGCTATGCGCCCGGACTAGTAGACACGGACGAGAAAATGGCCGAAAAGTTCTGTACTGGCCTGAGATCGGAAATAAGAATGGCTCTGGCCAGTCATGGAGGTCTGTCTTATGTCGAGTCATTGGGCCGGGCCCTGgacattgaggcagctatgcccaaagagaggCCGACGACACATGTCACCACTGCTCCACCGCCGCCACAACAGCAGTTCCCTCGAGAaaagaggaagtgggaaggaGACCGAGTCCCGACTGAGGCTAAGAAACCACAGTTTGCCCCTAAGCCACAGCAGAACCATTGGTACCAAACAGCCCCGACTACAACTGTAGAGCGCCGAGCCCAGGCACCTCAATGTGCGAGATGCTCGAAGAGACATGACGGCGAGTGTAAGGTCGGGACTGATGGGTGTTTCCACTGCGGGCAGAAGGGACATTTTGCCAGAAACTGCCCGAGCAAGGCGACTGGAATGGGAGGACAGCGTCCGCAACTGCGGGCACTCCAGGTTGAACCAAGAAGAGAGAATGCGATGCTCCCTGCACCACGTCCTCAGCGACAGCTACGCCCGAGACTTCCCCCACAGGCAAGAGCCTTCGCACTGCAGCGGAAGCAGGCCAAGGCCGAGGGAGGGAAACAGGAGCAAGgcaatttggcag ATGTGATGGAACATAGTATGAGGGTGTCCTCACCCGTAGGAGGCCTTATAGATATCTCACGAACGTGCTCAAACATAAAATTTTCCATGGGAAACCTGAACCTAGTAGCTCATAACTTACATGTGATGTTGATGTGGAGTGTCGACATTATACTAGGAATAGATTGGTTAGCCGAGAACTATGCCACCAtccgttgtaaggagagacagatagCACTACAATACCCCGGGACAGAACCCGTAATCTTTCATGGGATCTCCATGAGGAAAAGCAAGTCGATTATTTCTGCCCTACAAGCAACAACCATGATGAGGAAAGGATGCCCTGCATACCTCGTCTTTTTGAACGAAGAAGAGAGAAAGGACAAGAAAATTGAGGACGTGGCAATAGTACGAGAATATCCTGATGTATTCCCAGAGAAACTACCAGGTTTGCCACCGAACAGGCAATTGGAGTTCAgcatcgatctggaaccaggatcAGCTCCAATATCGAAGGCGCCTTACAGGATGGCACCAagggagttagaggaactcaaaaTGCAATTACAGGAACTACTAGACCTGGGcttcattcgacccagtgtgtcgccgtggggCGCACCA CTGCAAGGAGCTGGAGTGTTCTCGAAGATGGATTTAAGATCGGGTTATCACCAGTTGAGAGTTCGACAAGACGATATACCAAAGACTGCGTTCCGCACCAgatatggccattatgagttcacggtaatgccttttgggcttaCCAATGCTCCAGctgtgttcatggacctaatgaaccgcgtgttccacccGTACCTGGACAA GTGA
- the LOC121755680 gene encoding uncharacterized protein LOC121755680 isoform X3 yields the protein MPKELFLLKKVLLYSKKSIGNAGDRFLRSRKRRRRIVNMEKDGVKKRDKVILILGMKRSHSAKHLNLIKILVDSMNAFEEKQNVPESALPSRFRFEDEVVLPPHKSEHDKFIDELFHDLELGLRQIDCTDLHEAESDDLKTTVEIDGSCCYRGKHQAVLDEQIGLICKICDIVIMDIMHVLPPFVHTGVAFEWLISGLWQVEKEYKQQRFSLAECSP from the exons ATGCCAAAAGAGTtgtttttgctaaaaaaagtactactatACTCTAAGAAGAGTATAGGAAATGCCGGTGATAGGTTTTTGAGGTCaaggaagaggagaagaagaataGTGAATATGGAGAAGGATGGAGTTAAGAAGAGAGACAAGGTAATATTAATATTGGGCATGAAAAGGTCTCATTCTGCAAAGCATCTCAACTTGATCAAGATTTTGGTGGACTCAATGAATGCATTCGAGGAAAAACAAAATGTACCTGAGAGTGCCCTTCCATCGAGGTTCAGATTTGAGGACGAGGTGGTGCTCCCCCCACACAAATCAGAACATGACAAGTTCATAGATGAACTCTTTCATGATCTAGAGTTAGGATTGCGACAAATCGATTGCACTGATCTACATGAG GCTGAGAGTGATGATCTTAAGACCACTGTGGAGATTGATGGAAGTTGTTGCTACCGAGGGAAGCATCAAGCTGTTCTTGATGAACAGATAGGGCTCATTTGCAAAATCTGTGATATTGTGATCATGGACATAATGCATGTCTTACCACCTTTT GTGCACACTGGAGTGGCATTTGAGTGGCTGATTTCTGGGCTATGGCAGGTAGAAAAGGAGTACAAGCAGCAGAGATTCAGCCTTGCAGAGTGCAGCCCCTGA
- the LOC121755680 gene encoding SNF2 domain-containing protein CLASSY 4-like isoform X2 codes for MPKELFLLKKVLLYSKKSIGNAGDRFLRSRKRRRRIVNMEKDGVKKRDKVILILGMKRSHSAKHLNLIKILVDSMNAFEEKQNVPESALPSRFRFEDEVVLPPHKSEHDKFIDELFHDLELGLRQIDCTDLHETTVEIDGSCCYRGKHQAVLDEQIGLICKICDIVIMDIMHVLPPFHVPILEWRDKRYYRDEFQGSNFSDIQFEGTDSSTPSSTSCMKGTVWDLVPGVKEDLYPHQWEGFEFMWRNIAGDTKLEKLKQTLADDARWCIISHAPGTGKTRLTIVFLQSFLKLYLACSPLIIVPKGMLLTWEAEFKKWNFNVSFHNLIKKELSGKEHAVATEVLEEIESGVLSQDCCHDHISLVKESAAISRLKIINCLNTS; via the exons ATGCCAAAAGAGTtgtttttgctaaaaaaagtactactatACTCTAAGAAGAGTATAGGAAATGCCGGTGATAGGTTTTTGAGGTCaaggaagaggagaagaagaataGTGAATATGGAGAAGGATGGAGTTAAGAAGAGAGACAAGGTAATATTAATATTGGGCATGAAAAGGTCTCATTCTGCAAAGCATCTCAACTTGATCAAGATTTTGGTGGACTCAATGAATGCATTCGAGGAAAAACAAAATGTACCTGAGAGTGCCCTTCCATCGAGGTTCAGATTTGAGGACGAGGTGGTGCTCCCCCCACACAAATCAGAACATGACAAGTTCATAGATGAACTCTTTCATGATCTAGAGTTAGGATTGCGACAAATCGATTGCACTGATCTACATGAG ACCACTGTGGAGATTGATGGAAGTTGTTGCTACCGAGGGAAGCATCAAGCTGTTCTTGATGAACAGATAGGGCTCATTTGCAAAATCTGTGATATTGTGATCATGGACATAATGCATGTCTTACCACCTTTT CATGTACCAATTTTGGAGTGGCGAGACAAGAGGTATTACCGTGATGAGTTTCAAGGCTCCAACTTTAGCGACATTCAGTTTGAGGGCACTGATTCCAGTACACCCAGTTCAACAAGTTGCATGAAAGGAACAGTATGGGATTTAGTCCCTGGTGTTAAGGAAGATCTGTACCCTCATCAGTGGGAGGGTTTCGAGTTCATGTGGAGAAACATAGCAGGAGACACCAAACTTGAGAAACTGAAGCAGACTCTTGCTGATGATGCGAGATGGTGCATAATCTCACATGCCCCAGGCACTGGAAAGACTCGTCTCACCATAGTGTTCCTGCAGTCATTCCTGAAACTGTATCTAGCCTGCAGCCCCTTGATCATAGTTCCTAAAGGGATGCTTCTGACATGGGAAGCTGAGTTCAAGAAATGGAACTTCAACGTATCATTCCACAATCTAATTAAGAAAGAGCTATCCGGAAAAGAACATGCAGTTGCTACTGAGGTTCTTGAGGAAATTGAGAGTGGAGTCTTGAGTCAAGACtgctgtcacgaccacatctccctagtcaaagaaagtgcagctatttcgcgactaaaaataataaactgtCTCAACACATCATAA
- the LOC121755680 gene encoding SNF2 domain-containing protein CLASSY 4-like isoform X1, with protein sequence MPKELFLLKKVLLYSKKSIGNAGDRFLRSRKRRRRIVNMEKDGVKKRDKVILILGMKRSHSAKHLNLIKILVDSMNAFEEKQNVPESALPSRFRFEDEVVLPPHKSEHDKFIDELFHDLELGLRQIDCTDLHEAESDDLKTTVEIDGSCCYRGKHQAVLDEQIGLICKICDIVIMDIMHVLPPFHVPILEWRDKRYYRDEFQGSNFSDIQFEGTDSSTPSSTSCMKGTVWDLVPGVKEDLYPHQWEGFEFMWRNIAGDTKLEKLKQTLADDARWCIISHAPGTGKTRLTIVFLQSFLKLYLACSPLIIVPKGMLLTWEAEFKKWNFNVSFHNLIKKELSGKEHAVATEVLEEIESGVLSQDCCHDHISLVKESAAISRLKIINCLNTS encoded by the exons ATGCCAAAAGAGTtgtttttgctaaaaaaagtactactatACTCTAAGAAGAGTATAGGAAATGCCGGTGATAGGTTTTTGAGGTCaaggaagaggagaagaagaataGTGAATATGGAGAAGGATGGAGTTAAGAAGAGAGACAAGGTAATATTAATATTGGGCATGAAAAGGTCTCATTCTGCAAAGCATCTCAACTTGATCAAGATTTTGGTGGACTCAATGAATGCATTCGAGGAAAAACAAAATGTACCTGAGAGTGCCCTTCCATCGAGGTTCAGATTTGAGGACGAGGTGGTGCTCCCCCCACACAAATCAGAACATGACAAGTTCATAGATGAACTCTTTCATGATCTAGAGTTAGGATTGCGACAAATCGATTGCACTGATCTACATGAG GCTGAGAGTGATGATCTTAAGACCACTGTGGAGATTGATGGAAGTTGTTGCTACCGAGGGAAGCATCAAGCTGTTCTTGATGAACAGATAGGGCTCATTTGCAAAATCTGTGATATTGTGATCATGGACATAATGCATGTCTTACCACCTTTT CATGTACCAATTTTGGAGTGGCGAGACAAGAGGTATTACCGTGATGAGTTTCAAGGCTCCAACTTTAGCGACATTCAGTTTGAGGGCACTGATTCCAGTACACCCAGTTCAACAAGTTGCATGAAAGGAACAGTATGGGATTTAGTCCCTGGTGTTAAGGAAGATCTGTACCCTCATCAGTGGGAGGGTTTCGAGTTCATGTGGAGAAACATAGCAGGAGACACCAAACTTGAGAAACTGAAGCAGACTCTTGCTGATGATGCGAGATGGTGCATAATCTCACATGCCCCAGGCACTGGAAAGACTCGTCTCACCATAGTGTTCCTGCAGTCATTCCTGAAACTGTATCTAGCCTGCAGCCCCTTGATCATAGTTCCTAAAGGGATGCTTCTGACATGGGAAGCTGAGTTCAAGAAATGGAACTTCAACGTATCATTCCACAATCTAATTAAGAAAGAGCTATCCGGAAAAGAACATGCAGTTGCTACTGAGGTTCTTGAGGAAATTGAGAGTGGAGTCTTGAGTCAAGACtgctgtcacgaccacatctccctagtcaaagaaagtgcagctatttcgcgactaaaaataataaactgtCTCAACACATCATAA